TTGATCAAATCTTCTACAAAACTTGTCTTCTGCATCTCTCAAGAATTGAAATGTTGGTGGTGGTGAAGAATTAGACCTTATAAACTTATTAAACTCAGCATCACTTGCTGATTCAAGAAAAGGGTTGAAACTAAAACCATTTTTCGACATAACAATAGGGCTTAAAGGTGGAGTAAAACAAGAAGGTGAAGCAAGTGGTGTTAAAAAAGGAGTTTCAACATTTAGACATAAATCACTCAAACTTCTAGTTCTTGATCCTTTTCTACTCTTGGATTTACCATCTTCAGACTCTAAATCCTCTTTAGTTTCCTCTTTGATAGTAAATAAAAATCTTGGTGGTCCACAAAGTCCCATAAACTCATCATCCATTGTGTCATCTCCAAAGGGTTTGAACCAAAAATCACTACTTGAATCCACATTTGACCCAAGTTGAAGTTGTGTTGGTTCATGGACTAATTGTGTATCAGATGAACAAATTTCTTGGGATTTTAAAGCATTGGAGGGAGGAGTCAGAGAAGTTGTTGAAGGTTTAccacaaaacataaaacaaaactcTCTTGCTTTGCTACTATTGCTATAACCATCTTCAAGATTTGTTTTAAGAATCCTATTTTTCCACCATAACAAGTAGTAAAGCTCAGCAATAAGAGCTAAC
This DNA window, taken from Solanum lycopersicum chromosome 5, SLM_r2.1, encodes the following:
- the LOC101263027 gene encoding uncharacterized protein, with protein sequence MKSLSSVGLALSVVFGCLLLALIAELYYLLWWKNRILKTNLEDGYSNSSKAREFCFMFCGKPSTTSLTPPSNALKSQEICSSDTQLVHEPTQLQLGSNVDSSSDFWFKPFGDDTMDDEFMGLCGPPRFLFTIKEETKEDLESEDGKSKSRKGSRTRSLSDLCLNVETPFLTPLASPSCFTPPLSPIVMSKNGFSFNPFLESASDAEFNKFIRSNSSPPPTFQFLRDAEDKFCRRFDQNLEVSSSSKLSKDHEENSGPFITLIFPKNREVQLDQHHVQHSSSSSQVLPLASSPPIQQVNQQE